From the genome of Streptacidiphilus rugosus AM-16, one region includes:
- a CDS encoding pyridoxal phosphate-dependent decarboxylase family protein, with protein MPHAERMHRYDARMVDLVFDYMRERLQYDPVPLDHPGDGDKLAGALEGLLNDRGNDPADVLKLYDHELSRAVISADSPRYLSFIPCAPTKAALLFDMVVSCASLQGISWLEAAGAIAAENQVLRLIADQAGLPASAGGCFVSGGSAGNLSALVVARDAARRRLGVGIGARLRIAVSDQTHSSVTNTLNIIGVEKFVVPTRDHRLTGEALRAAIAADEDPGSIIAVVGTAGTTNAGIVDDLAGIAEVAREHGLWFHVDGAYGGAGLFAPSVREKYRGIEHADSFVVDPHKWLFAPFDCAALIYRDPRLAKSVHTQDASYLDVLHTADHDQEWNPTDYAYHLTRRARGLPLWFSLAVHGTDAYAEAIETGIALARDTAALIAAEYPDLEVIREPELSSVVYRRKGWSAKDYYTWSERLLADQIGFVTPTGWEGEVVARFAFLHPGTTMEMVREILDTMV; from the coding sequence GTGCCCCACGCCGAGCGGATGCACCGGTACGACGCCCGCATGGTCGACCTGGTCTTCGACTACATGCGGGAGCGTCTGCAGTACGACCCGGTCCCGCTGGACCACCCGGGCGACGGCGACAAGCTCGCCGGCGCGCTGGAGGGCCTGCTCAACGACCGCGGAAACGATCCTGCGGACGTGCTGAAGCTGTACGACCACGAGCTCTCCCGTGCCGTCATCTCGGCCGACAGCCCGCGCTACCTCTCCTTCATCCCGTGCGCGCCGACCAAGGCCGCCCTGCTCTTCGACATGGTCGTCTCCTGCGCCTCGCTCCAGGGCATCTCCTGGCTGGAGGCCGCCGGTGCGATCGCCGCCGAGAACCAGGTGCTGCGGCTGATAGCGGACCAGGCCGGGCTGCCGGCCTCGGCGGGCGGCTGCTTCGTCTCCGGCGGCTCGGCGGGCAACCTGTCCGCGCTGGTCGTCGCCCGTGACGCGGCGCGCCGCCGGCTCGGCGTCGGGATCGGCGCACGGCTGCGGATCGCGGTCAGCGACCAGACCCACTCCTCGGTCACCAACACGCTGAACATCATCGGCGTGGAGAAGTTCGTCGTCCCGACGCGGGACCACCGCCTCACCGGCGAGGCGCTGCGCGCGGCCATCGCCGCGGACGAGGACCCGGGCTCGATCATCGCCGTCGTCGGCACGGCGGGGACCACCAACGCCGGCATCGTCGACGACCTCGCCGGGATCGCCGAGGTCGCCCGCGAGCACGGGCTCTGGTTCCACGTGGACGGCGCGTACGGCGGCGCCGGCCTCTTCGCGCCCTCGGTGCGGGAGAAGTACCGCGGCATCGAGCACGCGGACTCCTTCGTCGTCGACCCGCACAAGTGGCTCTTCGCGCCCTTCGACTGCGCCGCGCTGATCTACCGCGACCCGCGCCTGGCCAAGTCCGTCCACACCCAGGACGCCTCCTACCTGGACGTACTGCACACCGCCGACCACGACCAGGAGTGGAACCCGACCGACTACGCGTACCACCTGACCCGCCGGGCCCGCGGACTGCCGCTCTGGTTCTCGCTGGCGGTCCACGGCACGGACGCCTACGCGGAGGCGATCGAGACCGGCATCGCGCTGGCCCGCGACACCGCGGCGCTGATCGCGGCGGAGTACCCGGACCTGGAGGTCATCCGCGAGCCCGAGCTGTCCAGCGTCGTCTACCGCCGCAAGGGCTGGTCCGCGAAGGACTACTACACCTGGTCCGAGCGCCTGCTCGCCGACCAGATCGGCTTCGTCACCCCGACCGGCTGGGAGGGCGAGGTCGTCGCCCGCTTCGCGTTCCTGCACCCGGGCACGACGATGGAGATGGTCAGGGAGATCCTGGACACCATGGTCTGA
- the pspAA gene encoding PspA-associated protein PspAA, with the protein MIVRILTEGQYEVPDTLVDHLNELDNAVLAALDSGDDEEFRVSLAALLAAVRAGGSPTPHDFLGSSDATLPYADATAEEVRALLKPDGLIPG; encoded by the coding sequence GTGATCGTCAGGATCTTGACGGAGGGGCAGTACGAGGTGCCCGACACGCTGGTCGATCACCTCAACGAGCTGGACAACGCGGTCCTGGCCGCGCTGGACAGCGGTGACGACGAGGAGTTCAGGGTCAGCCTGGCCGCGCTCCTCGCCGCGGTGCGGGCCGGCGGATCGCCGACCCCGCACGACTTCCTGGGCTCCTCCGACGCGACGCTGCCGTACGCGGACGCGACGGCGGAAGAGGTCCGCGCCCTGCTGAAGCCGGACGGCCTCATCCCGGGCTAG
- a CDS encoding DUF3043 domain-containing protein — MFRRSSQDAPADAVTLDKSRDDEAAVDVPTAEAKKGRPTPKRSEAEANRRGRAYVPPDRKAAARKARDSGRTDRERQMMALRGQGDPRDLPPRDRGPVRAFVRDYIDSRWTVFEFFLPILLIILVLSITKIPVLILTSIILWPVSMVLIVLQAAWLVFGLRKQLAQRFAGQNTKGAVAYALMRMMQMRRLRLPKPAVARGQKP; from the coding sequence GTGTTCCGACGAAGCTCCCAGGATGCCCCCGCCGACGCCGTGACGCTCGACAAGAGCCGCGACGACGAGGCCGCGGTCGACGTGCCCACCGCCGAGGCGAAGAAGGGCCGCCCCACGCCCAAGCGCAGCGAGGCCGAGGCCAACCGCCGCGGCCGCGCCTACGTGCCGCCGGACCGCAAGGCCGCCGCGCGCAAGGCCCGCGACTCGGGCCGGACGGACCGCGAGCGCCAGATGATGGCGCTGCGCGGCCAGGGCGACCCGCGCGACCTGCCGCCGCGCGACCGGGGCCCGGTGCGCGCCTTCGTCCGCGACTACATCGACTCGCGCTGGACGGTCTTCGAGTTCTTCCTGCCGATCCTGCTGATCATCCTGGTCCTCAGCATCACCAAGATCCCGGTGCTGATCCTGACCTCGATCATCCTGTGGCCGGTCTCCATGGTCCTGATCGTGCTGCAGGCGGCCTGGCTGGTGTTCGGGCTGCGCAAGCAGCTGGCCCAGCGCTTCGCCGGCCAGAACACCAAGGGCGCCGTCGCCTACGCGCTGATGCGCATGATGCAGATGCGCCGCCTGCGCCTGCCGAAGCCCGCCGTCGCGCGGGGGCAGAAGCCCTGA
- a CDS encoding low temperature requirement protein A, translating to MSEQPSAGVPSGQVGGSDGGSGGGPVRGRRMRPRGREEKHRAATPLELFFDLCYVVAVAQAGAQLAHALGAGELKHGILGYFLVFFGIWWAWMNFTWFASAYDTDDVPYRIATFVQIVGALILAAGVPRAFSDSDFKVTVTGYVVMRIALVAQWLRAAAAARGPHRSVALRYALGVTLAQVYWVLWMFDVPAGDKLWGALPGVVIELTVPIWAERVAQTAWHPGHIADRYGCFTLIVLGESVAAATVAVQSAVDEHEAFRELLPIAAGGLLICFAAWWIYFARSVEEHLNSNRVAFVWGYGHYLVFLSAAAIGAGIEVAVLRAVGKTHIGAHTATLAVTVPTALYLLTVWALHVRHTKRGAALWVLPVTGVAVLVSPSVVVAGVVCAASVAAGLLIHRAQQGAAAAQA from the coding sequence ATGAGCGAGCAGCCGAGCGCGGGGGTGCCTTCGGGGCAGGTCGGCGGGTCGGACGGCGGATCGGGCGGGGGTCCGGTCCGCGGTCGGCGGATGCGCCCGCGCGGGCGGGAGGAGAAGCACCGGGCGGCCACGCCGCTGGAGCTGTTCTTCGACCTCTGTTACGTGGTGGCGGTGGCCCAGGCGGGCGCGCAGCTGGCGCACGCCCTCGGCGCGGGGGAGCTGAAGCACGGGATTCTCGGCTACTTCCTCGTCTTCTTCGGCATCTGGTGGGCGTGGATGAACTTCACCTGGTTCGCCTCCGCCTACGACACCGACGACGTCCCCTACCGGATCGCCACCTTCGTGCAGATCGTCGGCGCGCTGATCCTGGCGGCCGGGGTGCCGCGGGCCTTCTCGGACTCCGACTTCAAGGTCACGGTCACCGGCTACGTCGTGATGCGGATCGCGCTGGTCGCCCAGTGGCTCAGGGCGGCGGCCGCCGCCCGCGGGCCGCACCGGTCGGTCGCGCTGCGCTACGCCCTGGGGGTGACCCTGGCGCAGGTGTACTGGGTGCTGTGGATGTTCGACGTCCCGGCGGGGGACAAGCTGTGGGGCGCGCTGCCCGGCGTCGTCATCGAGCTGACCGTCCCGATCTGGGCGGAGCGGGTCGCGCAGACCGCCTGGCACCCCGGCCACATCGCCGACCGCTACGGCTGCTTCACGCTGATCGTGCTGGGCGAGTCGGTGGCGGCCGCGACGGTCGCCGTCCAGTCGGCCGTGGACGAGCACGAGGCCTTCCGAGAACTGCTGCCGATCGCCGCGGGCGGGCTGCTGATCTGCTTCGCCGCCTGGTGGATCTACTTCGCCCGGTCGGTGGAGGAGCACCTGAACTCGAACCGGGTGGCCTTCGTCTGGGGCTACGGCCACTACCTGGTCTTCCTCTCCGCCGCCGCCATCGGGGCCGGGATCGAGGTGGCGGTCCTGCGCGCGGTGGGCAAGACCCACATCGGCGCGCACACCGCGACGCTGGCGGTCACCGTGCCGACGGCGCTCTACCTGCTCACCGTCTGGGCCCTGCACGTCCGGCACACCAAACGCGGGGCCGCGCTCTGGGTGCTGCCGGTCACCGGCGTGGCGGTGCTGGTCTCGCCGAGCGTGGTGGTGGCCGGGGTGGTCTGCGCCGCCTCGGTGGCCGCCGGGCTGCTGATCCACCGCGCGCAGCAGGGAGCCGCTGCGGCGCAGGCGTGA
- a CDS encoding GNAT family N-acetyltransferase, with protein sequence MILRPVRDSASDAATVREIYQAAFGVPPLGDRERARADVRTRRLAVADQGGCWFAEEDGLPLGVALSLKREGLWGLALFAVRPEAQGKGTGRLLLDHALAHARGCLRGMVVASEDARAARRYHAAGFKLHPTMALTGAVDRTHLPATGGIPVHLGDASHFALLDSVDRGSRGAAHGEDHLALLRTSDELLVADTLGGSGYCYRLGGRVMMLAATSRRVATALLAEALARIPEGESADVRTLTAEQDWALDVALAAGLSVSNRGYLALRGMRPPTHYIPSGAYL encoded by the coding sequence GTGATTCTGCGACCGGTACGTGACTCCGCGTCAGACGCCGCCACCGTGCGCGAGATCTATCAAGCCGCCTTCGGCGTGCCGCCGCTCGGGGATCGGGAGCGCGCACGCGCGGACGTGCGGACGCGGCGGCTCGCCGTCGCGGACCAGGGCGGGTGCTGGTTCGCCGAGGAGGACGGCCTGCCGCTCGGCGTCGCGCTCTCGCTGAAGCGGGAGGGGCTGTGGGGTCTCGCCCTCTTCGCCGTACGGCCGGAGGCCCAGGGCAAGGGCACCGGCCGTCTGCTGCTCGACCACGCGCTCGCGCACGCCCGCGGCTGTCTGCGCGGGATGGTCGTCGCCTCGGAGGACGCCCGCGCCGCCCGCCGCTACCACGCCGCGGGCTTCAAACTGCACCCCACCATGGCGCTGACCGGGGCCGTCGACCGGACCCACCTGCCCGCCACCGGCGGGATCCCCGTGCATCTCGGGGACGCCTCGCACTTCGCGCTGCTCGACTCCGTCGACCGCGGCAGCCGCGGCGCCGCGCACGGCGAGGACCATCTCGCGCTGCTGCGCACCAGTGACGAACTGCTCGTCGCCGACACCCTCGGCGGTTCCGGCTACTGCTACCGCCTGGGCGGCCGGGTGATGATGCTGGCGGCCACCTCCCGCCGGGTCGCCACCGCGCTGCTCGCCGAGGCCCTGGCCCGGATCCCCGAGGGCGAGTCCGCCGACGTCCGCACGCTCACCGCCGAGCAGGACTGGGCGCTGGACGTCGCCCTCGCCGCCGGACTGTCCGTCAGCAACCGCGGCTACCTCGCGCTGCGCGGCATGAGGCCCCCGACGCACTACATCCCGTCGGGGGCCTACCTCTGA
- a CDS encoding PspA/IM30 family protein, with protein MKRMGMIFRAKANKALDRAEDPRETLDYSYQKQLELLQKVRRGVADVATSRKRLELQLQQLQQQSSKLEEQGRKALSLGREDLAREALTRRSGIQNQVQDLEVQYQQLQGEEEKLTLASQRLQAKVDAFRTKKETIKAQYSAAQAQTQIAESFSGISEEMGDVGLAIQRAEDKTAQLQARAGAIDELLASGALDDPSGMRKDDITAELDRMSAGSDVELELARMKAELTGGSSATPAIEQGQQGAPHDQPHLDK; from the coding sequence ATGAAGCGGATGGGAATGATCTTCCGCGCCAAGGCCAACAAGGCCTTGGATCGTGCGGAGGATCCGCGCGAGACGCTGGACTACTCGTACCAGAAGCAGCTCGAACTGCTGCAGAAGGTGCGTCGCGGGGTCGCCGACGTGGCGACCAGCCGCAAGCGTCTTGAGCTGCAGCTTCAGCAGCTGCAGCAGCAGTCCTCGAAGCTGGAGGAGCAGGGCCGCAAGGCGCTCTCCCTCGGCCGCGAGGACCTGGCCCGGGAGGCGCTGACCCGCCGCTCCGGCATCCAGAACCAGGTGCAGGACCTGGAGGTCCAGTACCAGCAGCTGCAGGGCGAGGAGGAGAAGCTCACGCTCGCCTCCCAGCGGCTGCAGGCCAAGGTGGACGCCTTCCGTACCAAGAAGGAGACCATCAAGGCCCAGTACAGCGCCGCCCAGGCGCAGACCCAGATCGCGGAGTCCTTCTCGGGCATCTCCGAGGAGATGGGCGACGTCGGCCTGGCCATCCAGCGGGCCGAGGACAAGACCGCGCAGTTGCAGGCGCGCGCGGGCGCGATCGACGAGCTGCTGGCCAGCGGCGCGCTCGACGACCCGAGCGGCATGCGCAAGGACGACATCACGGCCGAGCTGGACCGCATGTCCGCGGGCTCGGACGTCGAGCTCGAGCTCGCCCGGATGAAGGCCGAGCTGACGGGTGGCTCCTCGGCGACCCCCGCGATCGAGCAGGGTCAGCAGGGTGCTCCGCACGACCAGCCTCACCTGGACAAGTAG
- a CDS encoding methyltransferase domain-containing protein produces the protein MVLPVQRGYDPGTGLPTGPVGFAPGSRAWLAKLGGLRNVVRQELVARQLGEQLTGRFGPDARLRVLDAGCGQGTQLLRLARAGHQVTGLDPDPGTLAAAQQALALEAPAVQARVQLLHGEGGDCGRWFGPASFDVVLCHGVLMYLPQPEPLLAALARILAPGGLLSVLVRNGDALALRPGLAGDWQGALAAFGGDAYTNRLGLPTRADRRAELTRTFSELDVPVTAWFGVRVFTDQAPDDAPVPPEPELAQLLDAEDRAGRTDPYRRVAALLHLVGARRL, from the coding sequence ATGGTGCTGCCGGTCCAGCGTGGGTACGACCCCGGCACGGGCCTGCCCACGGGCCCGGTCGGCTTCGCCCCCGGCTCCCGCGCCTGGCTCGCCAAGCTCGGCGGCCTGCGCAACGTCGTGCGCCAGGAACTGGTCGCCCGCCAGCTCGGCGAGCAGCTGACCGGGCGGTTCGGCCCCGACGCCCGGCTGCGCGTCCTGGACGCGGGCTGCGGCCAGGGCACCCAGCTGCTGCGCCTGGCCAGGGCCGGGCACCAGGTCACCGGACTCGACCCGGACCCCGGCACGCTGGCCGCGGCGCAGCAGGCGCTCGCGCTGGAGGCCCCCGCGGTCCAGGCCCGGGTGCAGCTGCTGCACGGCGAGGGCGGCGACTGCGGTCGCTGGTTCGGTCCGGCCAGCTTCGACGTGGTGCTCTGCCACGGCGTGCTGATGTACCTGCCCCAGCCGGAGCCGCTGCTGGCCGCGCTGGCCCGGATACTGGCTCCCGGCGGCCTGCTCTCGGTGCTGGTCCGCAACGGCGACGCGCTCGCGCTCAGGCCCGGCCTGGCCGGGGACTGGCAGGGCGCGCTGGCCGCCTTCGGCGGCGACGCCTACACCAACCGCCTGGGCCTGCCCACCCGCGCCGACCGCCGCGCCGAACTCACCCGCACCTTCTCCGAGCTGGACGTGCCGGTCACCGCCTGGTTCGGGGTTCGGGTCTTCACCGACCAGGCCCCCGACGACGCCCCGGTGCCGCCCGAGCCCGAGCTCGCCCAACTGCTGGACGCGGAGGACCGCGCGGGCCGCACCGACCCCTACCGCCGGGTCGCCGCCCTGCTCCACCTCGTGGGCGCGCGCCGGCTCTAG
- a CDS encoding FtsX-like permease family protein has protein sequence MILAQLLRRRGRALALAAGILVAATSFTLLTSAVTTSRAETVGTVNANARSAYDLLVRPPGATSTVEKQRGQVEANFLSGIFGGITMDQYLRIKTLPGVDVAAPVANIGYLQVESSITVDLSRFVDSGAADQLLRIRPVLSAGLGRYPMADQYLYLTRDPLALVDTTKVGGLWPDVQLQHAGGKDYAVCWYFNWDHTGAPATPYSQGDPMGVLPLGPTPFSPQDRTHLTCESGRSDHGRATLLIPVAYPVLLTAVDPVAESRLIGLGSAVTSGRMLREGDTPRETAGVDERVVSVPVLLSSRAMSAGTIDTAVQRVDVGGSASLPALLGTPAAYRTVEALPGSTVGSVRSDLASGFLTLDPHLRTYSGTYWTVGPIGYRATPQGLVAATRPPQPYTIWKPAPNGTGWTWLAPEENTGPQFRSVTPWQPSDCRGIQGTCAIDPGVVPSPTLDIVGRYDPARLDNFSTLSSVPLETYQSPAVTGADAASRAALGGRPLLPDRNLGGYMSQPPTLLTTLSSIAAFTTSRSTPGPQLDAPVSAIRLRVAGVTGVDKASQARVNAVAAEIRAAYPALEVDVTVGSSPMPQTIVLPGGVRVVEGWTAKGVALRILSAVDAKSAVLFVLVLVVCALFLGQAALASVRSRRTEIGTLRCLGWSAGEVFRLMLGELLLIGAAAGAAGALLAYALAAGFGLHTSAAKAALVLPTAVLLALLAGLPPAWRATRVGPLDAVDPPVAAVGRARPVRTVRGLALRNLLRVPGRSVLGAAGLALGVAAFTVLLGVTLAFHGEVAGSLLGDAVVARARTVDYASVALSLLLGAAGAVDVLVLSQRERAADLAVLRACGWSTRELARLTLAEGVWLSALGGAAGAGAGLGVLAALGRGLLGGGRVVALTTAGLLAAAAGVALVCAALAFAIRALSRLAPARLLAADQ, from the coding sequence ATGATCCTCGCCCAGCTGCTGCGCCGCCGCGGCCGGGCCCTCGCACTGGCGGCGGGCATCCTGGTCGCGGCGACCAGCTTCACCCTGCTGACCTCGGCGGTCACCACCAGTCGGGCCGAGACGGTCGGCACGGTGAACGCCAACGCCCGCTCCGCCTACGACCTGCTGGTCCGCCCGCCGGGGGCGACCAGCACCGTGGAGAAGCAGCGCGGCCAGGTGGAGGCCAACTTCCTGTCCGGGATCTTCGGCGGCATCACCATGGACCAGTACCTGCGGATCAAGACGCTGCCCGGCGTGGACGTGGCCGCGCCCGTGGCCAACATCGGCTACCTGCAGGTGGAGAGCTCGATCACGGTCGACCTCTCCCGCTTCGTCGACAGCGGTGCGGCCGACCAGCTGCTGCGGATCCGCCCGGTGCTGAGCGCGGGCCTGGGCCGCTACCCGATGGCCGACCAGTACCTCTACCTGACCCGCGACCCGCTCGCCCTCGTGGACACGACGAAGGTGGGCGGCCTCTGGCCCGACGTCCAACTGCAGCACGCCGGCGGCAAGGACTACGCGGTCTGCTGGTACTTCAACTGGGACCACACCGGCGCCCCCGCCACGCCCTACAGCCAGGGCGACCCGATGGGCGTGCTGCCGCTCGGCCCGACCCCCTTCAGCCCCCAGGACCGCACCCACCTGACCTGCGAGTCCGGCCGGTCCGACCACGGCAGGGCGACCCTGCTGATCCCGGTCGCCTACCCGGTGCTGCTCACCGCCGTGGACCCGGTCGCGGAGAGCCGCCTGATCGGCCTCGGCTCGGCCGTCACCTCCGGCCGGATGCTCCGCGAGGGCGACACGCCGCGGGAAACCGCGGGCGTCGACGAGCGGGTGGTGTCCGTCCCGGTCCTGCTCAGCAGCCGGGCCATGAGCGCGGGAACGATCGACACCGCGGTGCAGCGGGTGGACGTCGGCGGCTCGGCGTCGCTGCCCGCCCTGCTGGGCACCCCCGCCGCGTACAGGACCGTCGAGGCACTGCCGGGCAGCACGGTCGGCAGCGTCCGGTCGGACCTGGCGAGCGGCTTCCTGACGCTCGACCCGCATCTGCGGACCTATTCGGGCACCTACTGGACCGTCGGCCCGATCGGCTACCGGGCCACTCCGCAGGGGCTGGTCGCCGCCACCCGCCCGCCGCAGCCCTACACGATCTGGAAGCCCGCCCCCAACGGCACCGGCTGGACCTGGCTCGCGCCCGAGGAGAACACCGGCCCGCAGTTCCGCTCCGTGACGCCGTGGCAACCCAGCGACTGCCGCGGCATCCAGGGCACCTGCGCCATCGATCCCGGAGTCGTCCCCTCTCCGACCCTCGACATCGTCGGTCGCTACGACCCCGCCCGGCTGGACAACTTCTCCACGCTCAGCAGCGTCCCGCTGGAGACCTACCAGTCCCCCGCCGTCACCGGCGCCGACGCCGCGAGCCGGGCCGCGCTCGGCGGCAGGCCGCTGCTGCCCGACCGCAACCTGGGCGGCTACATGAGCCAGCCACCCACCCTGCTCACCACCCTCTCCTCCATCGCGGCCTTCACCACCAGCCGGTCCACCCCCGGCCCCCAGCTGGACGCGCCGGTCAGCGCGATCCGGCTCCGCGTCGCCGGGGTCACCGGCGTCGACAAGGCCTCGCAGGCCAGGGTGAACGCGGTGGCGGCGGAGATCCGCGCCGCCTACCCGGCGCTGGAGGTGGACGTGACCGTCGGCAGCTCGCCGATGCCGCAGACGATCGTCCTGCCGGGCGGCGTGCGAGTGGTCGAGGGCTGGACCGCGAAGGGCGTCGCGCTGCGCATCCTGTCCGCCGTGGACGCGAAGAGCGCGGTGCTGTTCGTGCTGGTGCTGGTGGTCTGCGCGCTCTTCCTCGGCCAGGCGGCCCTCGCCTCGGTCCGGTCCCGCCGCACCGAGATCGGCACGCTGCGCTGCCTCGGGTGGAGCGCGGGCGAGGTCTTCCGGCTGATGCTGGGCGAACTGCTGTTGATCGGCGCGGCGGCGGGCGCGGCGGGCGCGCTCCTCGCGTACGCGCTGGCCGCCGGTTTCGGTCTGCACACCTCGGCCGCGAAGGCGGCCCTGGTCCTTCCGACGGCGGTCCTGCTCGCCCTGCTGGCCGGCCTCCCGCCCGCCTGGCGTGCGACCAGGGTCGGCCCGCTGGACGCGGTCGACCCGCCGGTGGCGGCGGTCGGCCGGGCCCGCCCGGTCCGCACGGTCCGCGGCCTGGCCCTGCGCAACCTGCTCCGCGTCCCCGGCCGCAGCGTGCTGGGCGCGGCGGGGCTGGCGCTGGGCGTCGCGGCCTTCACGGTGCTGCTGGGGGTCACCCTGGCCTTCCACGGCGAGGTCGCCGGCTCCCTGCTGGGCGACGCGGTGGTCGCCCGGGCCCGCACGGTGGACTACGCGAGCGTCGCCCTCTCCCTGCTGCTGGGCGCGGCGGGCGCGGTCGACGTCCTGGTCCTCTCCCAGCGCGAACGCGCGGCGGACCTCGCGGTCCTGCGCGCCTGCGGCTGGAGCACCCGCGAGCTGGCCCGGCTGACGCTCGCGGAGGGCGTCTGGCTCTCCGCGCTCGGCGGCGCGGCGGGCGCGGGCGCGGGCCTGGGCGTCCTCGCGGCGCTGGGCCGCGGCCTCCTCGGCGGCGGCAGGGTCGTCGCCCTCACCACCGCCGGCCTCCTCGCCGCGGCGGCGGGCGTCGCCCTCGTCTGCGCGGCCCTGGCTTTCGCCATCCGCGCTCTCTCCCGCCTGGCCCCCGCCCGCCTCCTGGCCGCGGACCAGTAG
- a CDS encoding Lrp/AsnC family transcriptional regulator, translated as MPAPRSPISPAAALDDTDRRVLELLGRDGRASYAEIGLLVNLSATAVKRRVDRLRERGVVRGFTVVLDPGALDWTTEAFVEVFCRERTPPEEILSSLRQFPEVVAAWTVTGDADALVHLRAADMRQLEAVIERIRREPGVQRSRSTVVLSRLIG; from the coding sequence GTGCCAGCACCGAGATCGCCGATCAGCCCCGCCGCCGCCCTGGACGACACCGACCGTCGGGTGCTGGAGCTGCTCGGCAGGGACGGGCGGGCCTCCTACGCCGAGATCGGGCTGCTGGTGAACCTCTCCGCCACGGCGGTCAAGCGCCGGGTGGACCGGCTGCGTGAGCGGGGGGTGGTGCGCGGCTTCACCGTGGTGCTCGACCCCGGCGCGCTCGACTGGACCACGGAGGCCTTCGTCGAGGTCTTCTGCCGCGAACGCACCCCGCCGGAGGAGATCCTCTCCTCGCTGCGCCAGTTCCCCGAGGTGGTCGCCGCCTGGACGGTGACGGGAGACGCGGACGCGCTGGTCCATCTGCGCGCCGCCGACATGCGCCAGCTGGAGGCCGTGATCGAACGGATCAGGCGCGAGCCCGGTGTCCAGCGCAGCCGTAGCACGGTGGTGCTGAGCAGGCTGATCGGCTGA
- the nadA gene encoding quinolinate synthase NadA, whose translation MTTTPAPATGATFAEPGATPLALLLLGREADTASERGVDCPGELPAASDPDLVARAAAAKAKLGDKVFILGHHYQRDEVIQFADVTGDSFKLARDAAARPEAEYIVFCGVHFMAESADILTTSRQQVVLPDLAAGCSMADMATAEQVAECWDQLVDAGVADAVVPVAYMNSSADIKAFTGRHGGTICTSSNAKRALEWAFEQGEKVLFLPDQHLGRNTAVREMGLSLDDCVVYNPHKPNGGLTAQQLRDAKMILWRGHCSVHGRFSVDAVAEVRERIPGVTVLVHPECKHEVVEAADMVGSTEYIIKALDAAEPGSKWAIGTELNLVRRLAKAHPDKEVVFLDRTVCFCSTMNRIDLPHLVWALESLADGRVPNVITVDPDTEKYAKAALDQMLALP comes from the coding sequence GTGACCACCACCCCCGCGCCCGCCACGGGCGCCACCTTCGCCGAGCCCGGCGCGACGCCGCTGGCCCTACTGCTCCTCGGCCGCGAGGCGGACACCGCCAGCGAGCGCGGCGTCGACTGCCCCGGCGAGCTCCCGGCCGCCTCCGACCCCGACCTGGTCGCACGCGCCGCCGCGGCCAAGGCCAAGCTGGGCGACAAGGTCTTCATCCTGGGCCACCACTACCAGCGCGACGAGGTCATCCAGTTCGCCGACGTGACCGGCGACTCCTTCAAGCTGGCCCGTGACGCGGCGGCCCGGCCCGAGGCCGAGTACATCGTCTTCTGCGGCGTGCACTTCATGGCCGAGAGCGCGGACATCCTCACCACCTCCCGCCAGCAGGTCGTCCTCCCGGACCTGGCCGCCGGCTGCTCGATGGCCGACATGGCCACCGCCGAGCAGGTCGCCGAGTGCTGGGACCAGCTGGTCGACGCTGGCGTCGCCGACGCCGTCGTCCCGGTGGCCTACATGAACTCCTCCGCGGACATCAAGGCCTTCACCGGCCGCCACGGCGGCACGATCTGCACCTCCTCGAACGCGAAGCGCGCCCTGGAGTGGGCCTTCGAGCAGGGCGAGAAGGTGCTCTTCCTGCCGGACCAGCACCTCGGCCGGAACACGGCCGTCCGCGAGATGGGCCTCTCGCTGGACGACTGCGTGGTCTACAACCCGCACAAGCCGAACGGCGGCCTGACCGCGCAGCAGCTGCGGGACGCGAAGATGATCCTTTGGCGCGGGCACTGCTCGGTGCACGGACGCTTCAGCGTGGACGCGGTGGCCGAGGTCCGCGAGCGGATCCCGGGCGTCACGGTCCTGGTGCACCCGGAGTGCAAGCACGAGGTCGTCGAGGCGGCCGACATGGTGGGCTCGACGGAGTACATCATCAAGGCGCTGGACGCGGCCGAGCCGGGTTCGAAGTGGGCGATCGGCACCGAGCTGAACCTGGTCCGCAGGCTCGCCAAGGCGCACCCGGACAAGGAGGTCGTCTTCCTGGACCGGACGGTCTGCTTCTGCAGCACGATGAACCGCATCGACCTGCCGCACCTGGTCTGGGCCCTGGAGTCGCTGGCGGACGGCCGCGTCCCGAACGTGATCACGGTCGACCCGGACACCGAGAAGTACGCCAAGGCGGCGCTGGACCAGATGCTCGCCCTGCCGTAG